The following are from one region of the Streptomyces rubrogriseus genome:
- a CDS encoding YeeE/YedE family protein, with the protein MTTAPPAGSSPAAPPRASTPLFAPSPTSSARPEAPPLPPVRRTPLAVSGLLAAALTAYVWSAHGAKPGVLLLLGLGLGVALFHSRFGFTSAWRQLVAVGNGTGLRAHALLLGTTATLFALVIGTETGLFGSQPAPSAGPIGVGLFAGSALFAIGMQLGGACASGTLFAVGSGQTSIVLTLGGFVAGATLAAWQFDLWKDLPAWEPVVLSEHIGWFGSWAVTVAALLLVVLVSRRIQARRNPPPLGAVPSARRAAVRAVRGSWPLAAGALALALLGAGVLLVSGGAWGVTSAFSLWGSELVGALGGHPENWTWWQRPGNAEMLAGPVLADKTSLTDIGIMIGAAVAASLGGTWALHRGIPWRTAVAAVLGGVLMGIGARLAGGCNIGAYLAGIASGSLSGWLWGAFALAGTWVGLKLRPLFGLGNPKPGDGVC; encoded by the coding sequence GTGACCACCGCACCCCCGGCCGGGTCGTCCCCGGCCGCACCGCCGCGCGCGTCCACCCCGCTGTTCGCCCCCTCGCCCACCTCCTCGGCCCGGCCCGAGGCGCCGCCCCTGCCACCGGTGCGGCGGACGCCGCTCGCCGTGTCCGGGCTGCTCGCCGCCGCCCTGACCGCGTACGTGTGGTCCGCGCACGGCGCCAAGCCCGGTGTGCTGCTCCTGCTCGGCCTGGGCCTCGGCGTCGCCCTCTTCCACTCCCGGTTCGGCTTCACCTCCGCCTGGCGGCAACTGGTCGCCGTCGGCAACGGGACCGGGCTGCGGGCGCACGCCCTGCTCCTCGGCACCACGGCCACCCTGTTCGCGCTCGTCATCGGTACGGAGACCGGACTGTTCGGCTCCCAGCCCGCGCCGTCCGCCGGGCCGATCGGCGTCGGTCTGTTCGCCGGTTCGGCGCTCTTCGCGATCGGCATGCAGCTCGGCGGCGCCTGCGCCTCGGGCACCCTGTTCGCGGTCGGCTCGGGGCAGACGTCGATCGTGCTGACCCTGGGCGGCTTCGTCGCGGGCGCCACGCTGGCCGCCTGGCAGTTCGACCTGTGGAAGGACCTCCCGGCCTGGGAGCCCGTCGTGCTGTCCGAGCACATCGGCTGGTTCGGCTCCTGGGCCGTGACCGTCGCCGCACTGCTGCTCGTGGTGCTGGTCAGCCGGCGGATCCAGGCCCGCCGCAACCCGCCGCCGCTGGGTGCCGTGCCCTCGGCGCGTCGCGCGGCCGTCCGTGCCGTCCGCGGGTCCTGGCCGCTGGCTGCCGGCGCCCTCGCGCTGGCCCTGCTCGGCGCGGGCGTCCTGCTGGTCTCCGGCGGCGCCTGGGGTGTCACCAGCGCGTTCAGCCTGTGGGGCTCGGAGCTGGTCGGCGCGCTCGGCGGCCACCCGGAGAACTGGACCTGGTGGCAGCGGCCCGGCAACGCCGAGATGCTGGCCGGTCCGGTGCTCGCCGACAAGACCAGCCTCACCGACATCGGCATCATGATCGGCGCGGCCGTCGCCGCCTCGCTCGGCGGCACCTGGGCGCTGCACCGGGGCATCCCCTGGCGTACCGCCGTGGCGGCGGTGCTCGGCGGCGTACTGATGGGCATCGGCGCCCGGCTGGCCGGCGGCTGCAACATCGGCGCCTACCTGGCGGGCATCGCCTCGGGCAGCCTGAGCGGCTGGCTGTGGGGCGCCTTCGCGCTGGCCGGCACCTGGGTGGGCCTCAAACTGCGGCCCCTGTTCGGCCTGGGCAACCCGAAGCCGGGCGACGGCGTCTGCTGA
- the htpG gene encoding molecular chaperone HtpG, translating into MTTETFEFQVEARQLLQLMIHSVYSNKDVFLRELVSNASDALDKLRLATLRDDAPDADVSDLHIELEVDKDARTLTVRDNGIGMSYDEVTRLIGTIANSGTAKFLEELREAKDAAGADGLIGQFGVGFYSGFMVADEVTLVTRHAGETEGTRWTSRGEGTYTLERIGEAPQGTAVTLHLKPADAENQLHDYTSAWKIKEIVKRYSDFITWPVRLLPEPGGDGDGAEAREAETLNSMKALWARPRDEVSDDEYHELYKHIAHDWRDPLETIRLQAEGTFEYQALLFVPSHAPHDLFTQGYQRGVQLYVKRVFIMDDCEELLPPYLRFVKGVVDAQDLSLNVSREILQQDRHIRMIQRRLTKKVLSTVKDLRTSAPDRYATFWREFGAVLKEGLVTDSDNRDAILAACSFASTHDAEEPTALKDYVERMKDGQDDIYYMTGESRQAIENSPHMEAFRAKGVEVLLLTDAVDEVWVDAVGEYEGKTLRSVAKGEIDLSGTDEDKSEAEKEKQGEEYAGLLGWMTEHLGEEVKEVRLSSRLTVSPACVVSDAGELTPALENMYRAMGQEVPGAKRILELNPEHQLVKSLNRAWTDRQDRAELTETADLLHALAVLAEGGRPKEPARFVQLMADRLERTL; encoded by the coding sequence ATGACGACCGAAACGTTTGAGTTCCAGGTAGAGGCGCGTCAGCTGCTCCAGCTGATGATTCACTCCGTCTACTCGAACAAGGATGTCTTCCTGCGCGAGCTCGTCTCCAACGCCTCCGACGCGCTGGACAAGCTGCGCCTGGCCACCCTGCGCGACGACGCGCCCGACGCCGACGTGAGCGACCTGCACATCGAGTTGGAGGTCGACAAGGACGCCCGCACCCTGACCGTGCGGGACAACGGCATCGGCATGTCGTACGACGAGGTCACCCGGCTGATCGGCACGATCGCCAACTCGGGCACCGCCAAGTTCCTGGAGGAGCTGCGGGAGGCCAAGGACGCGGCCGGGGCCGACGGTCTCATCGGCCAGTTCGGCGTCGGCTTCTACTCGGGCTTCATGGTGGCGGACGAGGTCACCCTGGTCACCCGGCACGCCGGAGAGACCGAGGGCACCCGGTGGACCTCCCGCGGCGAGGGCACGTACACCCTGGAGCGGATCGGCGAAGCCCCGCAGGGCACCGCGGTCACGCTGCACCTCAAGCCCGCCGACGCCGAGAACCAGCTGCACGACTACACCTCCGCGTGGAAGATCAAGGAGATCGTCAAGCGGTACTCGGACTTCATCACCTGGCCGGTCCGCCTGCTGCCCGAGCCGGGCGGCGACGGAGACGGCGCCGAGGCCCGCGAGGCGGAGACGCTCAACTCGATGAAGGCCCTCTGGGCGCGCCCGCGCGACGAGGTGTCCGACGACGAGTACCACGAGCTGTACAAGCACATCGCCCACGACTGGCGCGACCCGCTGGAGACGATCCGGCTCCAGGCGGAGGGCACCTTCGAGTACCAGGCCCTGCTCTTCGTGCCCTCGCACGCCCCGCACGACCTGTTCACCCAGGGCTACCAGCGCGGCGTCCAGCTGTACGTGAAGCGCGTCTTCATCATGGACGACTGCGAGGAGCTGCTGCCGCCCTACCTCCGCTTCGTCAAGGGCGTCGTCGACGCGCAGGACCTCTCGCTCAACGTCTCCCGCGAGATCCTCCAGCAGGACCGCCACATCCGGATGATCCAGCGCCGGCTGACGAAGAAGGTCCTCTCGACGGTCAAGGACCTCAGGACGTCGGCGCCGGACCGCTACGCCACGTTCTGGCGGGAGTTCGGCGCGGTACTCAAGGAAGGCCTGGTGACCGACTCCGACAACCGGGACGCGATCCTCGCCGCCTGCTCGTTCGCCTCCACCCACGACGCCGAGGAGCCCACGGCGCTCAAGGACTACGTGGAGCGGATGAAGGACGGGCAGGACGACATCTACTACATGACGGGCGAGTCCCGGCAGGCCATCGAGAACTCCCCGCACATGGAGGCGTTCCGGGCCAAGGGCGTCGAGGTCCTCCTGCTCACCGACGCCGTCGACGAGGTCTGGGTCGACGCGGTGGGGGAGTACGAGGGCAAGACGCTGCGCTCGGTGGCCAAGGGGGAGATCGACCTCTCCGGCACCGACGAGGACAAGAGCGAGGCCGAGAAGGAGAAGCAGGGCGAGGAGTACGCCGGGCTGCTCGGCTGGATGACCGAGCACCTGGGCGAGGAGGTCAAGGAGGTGCGGCTCTCCTCCCGCCTCACCGTCTCCCCGGCGTGCGTCGTCTCCGACGCGGGTGAGCTGACGCCCGCCCTGGAGAACATGTACCGGGCGATGGGCCAGGAGGTGCCCGGCGCCAAGCGGATCCTGGAGCTCAACCCGGAGCACCAGCTGGTGAAGTCCCTGAACCGGGCCTGGACCGACCGGCAGGACCGCGCGGAGCTGACCGAGACCGCCGATCTGCTGCACGCCCTCGCGGTGCTCGCCGAGGGCGGCCGGCCCAAGGAGCCCGCCCGGTTCGTGCAGCTGATGGCGGACCGCCTGGAGCGCACGCTGTAA
- a CDS encoding DUF4303 domain-containing protein has translation MQPTESELADAVHRAARAALLDLFREHPDHRFYYCTLVTSGEGYGPALSAWSAEALAAESERQGCAPLDIKWSYADSPFCCYGEAHLEPVRPLFEARGDLFDLPDDEADAEFELRLRAMETAVARLDAEGVFGTGADRHRVVATVEVPSEDGNDERTLRLNPPEALADWAVETGADVVRPAPTDAPSLF, from the coding sequence GTGCAGCCCACCGAGTCCGAACTGGCCGACGCCGTCCACCGGGCGGCCCGCGCCGCCCTGCTCGACCTGTTCCGCGAGCACCCCGACCACCGGTTCTACTACTGCACGTTGGTGACCTCCGGGGAGGGCTACGGGCCCGCGCTGTCCGCCTGGTCGGCCGAGGCACTGGCCGCCGAGTCGGAGCGGCAGGGCTGCGCGCCGCTCGACATCAAGTGGTCGTACGCGGACTCCCCGTTCTGCTGCTACGGCGAAGCACACCTGGAACCGGTCCGCCCGCTCTTCGAGGCCCGTGGCGACCTCTTCGACCTGCCGGACGACGAGGCGGACGCGGAGTTCGAGCTGCGCCTGCGCGCCATGGAGACGGCCGTGGCCCGGCTGGACGCCGAAGGCGTCTTCGGCACCGGCGCCGACCGGCACCGCGTCGTCGCCACCGTCGAGGTGCCGTCCGAGGACGGCAACGACGAGCGGACCCTGCGGCTGAACCCGCCCGAGGCGCTGGCGGACTGGGCGGTGGAGACGGGCGCGGACGTCGTCCGGCCGGCGCCGACGGACGCGCCCTCGCTGTTCTAG
- a CDS encoding TAXI family TRAP transporter solute-binding subunit, protein MNRRGVLRAAFGTAAAGALGGVLAGDLAHGRSGPDGVLRLATGEPTAFYAAFGRLLADQVEAAHPGLRCHVRTTAGSITNIELLRDGEADLGLVLTDTARAAQGTGLFPRPVPLRAIGRVYETYLQFAVRADAPVHGVADLAGHPVSLGAVGSGAAHLGARLLSAAGLRPGTDVPVRHLRLADAAAALRAGSVVGLLVAGGVPLPTLSDLDRDPGLRFLPLAGLLPGLAGGRDGMAASGLEEVSLPQSAYRASAGVATVGVSNLLVCRPDLDPALAGTLTRLLVRRAPEFVPDHAVGAQFLDVRSLIGTGGVPLHPGAAAAYRSLHG, encoded by the coding sequence GTGAACCGGCGTGGGGTCCTGCGGGCCGCGTTCGGTACCGCCGCCGCGGGTGCCCTCGGCGGCGTACTCGCCGGTGACCTCGCGCACGGGCGCTCCGGACCGGACGGTGTGCTGCGGCTGGCCACCGGCGAACCGACCGCCTTCTACGCCGCCTTCGGCCGGCTCCTCGCCGACCAGGTGGAGGCGGCCCACCCCGGGCTGCGCTGCCACGTCCGCACCACCGCGGGCAGCATCACCAACATCGAACTGCTCCGCGACGGCGAGGCCGATCTCGGCCTCGTCCTCACCGACACGGCCCGCGCCGCCCAGGGCACCGGGCTCTTCCCGCGGCCGGTGCCCCTGAGGGCGATCGGCCGGGTCTACGAGACGTACCTCCAGTTCGCCGTACGCGCCGACGCCCCCGTGCACGGCGTGGCCGACCTGGCCGGACACCCCGTCTCGCTGGGCGCCGTCGGCTCCGGCGCGGCCCACCTCGGCGCCCGGCTGCTGAGCGCCGCGGGTCTGAGGCCCGGCACCGACGTCCCGGTACGGCACCTGCGGCTGGCCGACGCGGCGGCGGCCCTGCGGGCGGGCTCCGTGGTCGGACTGCTGGTCGCGGGCGGCGTGCCGCTGCCCACCCTCTCCGACCTGGACCGCGATCCCGGCCTGCGCTTCCTGCCGCTGGCCGGTCTGCTGCCCGGTCTCGCCGGCGGCCGGGACGGCATGGCCGCCTCGGGACTGGAGGAGGTGTCCCTGCCGCAGAGCGCGTACCGCGCCTCGGCAGGTGTCGCGACCGTCGGCGTCTCCAACCTCCTGGTGTGCCGCCCCGACTTGGACCCCGCCCTCGCCGGCACCCTCACCCGCCTCCTGGTGCGACGAGCCCCCGAGTTCGTGCCGGACCACGCCGTCGGCGCCCAGTTCCTCGACGTCCGCAGCCTCATCGGCACCGGCGGCGTGCCGCTGCACCCGGGAGCGGCCGCGGCGTACCGGTCGCTGCACGGCTAG
- a CDS encoding sensor histidine kinase, protein MSGGPPGQRGSASVGGPPELRQLATGFNRMARTVTAALEQQRRLVADTSHQMRNPMAALRLRVDALRTHLRPTGERTYAGVNTELDRLETLLDDILALAAAEHRAGELTVTDDPGAHCDAAEVTLGRHRLWEPVARRAAVRLTAEAAGPVPAACTDRELAQVTDILLDNAIKYAGDGAHVRLRCAAEGPYAVVTVTDDGPGLRAEEIDRATTRFWRSARQAGTSGTGLGLAIAEQLLAGRGGRLELTPAHPRGLRTRAVVPGVPAGGEDR, encoded by the coding sequence GTGTCCGGCGGCCCGCCGGGGCAGCGCGGCTCCGCCTCCGTCGGCGGACCGCCCGAGCTGCGCCAGCTCGCCACCGGCTTCAACCGCATGGCCCGCACCGTCACCGCCGCACTGGAACAGCAGCGCAGGCTGGTCGCCGACACCTCCCACCAGATGCGCAACCCCATGGCCGCCCTCCGGCTGCGGGTGGACGCCCTCCGGACCCACCTGCGCCCCACCGGCGAGCGCACCTACGCCGGGGTCAACACCGAACTCGACCGGCTGGAGACCCTGCTCGACGACATCCTGGCCCTCGCCGCCGCCGAGCACCGGGCCGGGGAGCTCACGGTCACCGACGACCCGGGCGCACACTGCGACGCCGCCGAGGTCACGCTGGGCCGGCACCGGCTGTGGGAACCGGTCGCGCGCCGCGCCGCGGTCCGCCTCACCGCCGAGGCGGCCGGGCCGGTCCCGGCGGCCTGCACCGACCGGGAACTGGCCCAGGTGACGGACATCCTGCTGGACAACGCGATCAAGTACGCGGGTGACGGCGCCCACGTCCGGCTGCGCTGCGCCGCCGAGGGCCCGTACGCGGTCGTCACCGTCACCGACGACGGCCCCGGGCTGCGGGCGGAGGAGATCGACCGGGCCACCACCCGGTTCTGGCGCTCGGCCCGCCAGGCCGGGACGTCCGGCACGGGCCTGGGCCTCGCCATCGCCGAGCAACTCCTGGCGGGCCGCGGCGGCCGCCTGGAACTGACCCCGGCGCACCCGCGCGGCCTGCGGACCCGAGCCGTCGTACCGGGTGTGCCCGCCGGGGGAGAGGACCGGTGA
- a CDS encoding response regulator transcription factor: protein MQILLAEDDDGVAGALVEVLYDHGHITRRVTRGRDVLTYHRSSDLLLLDLGLPDVDGLEVLRRLRAVSDLSVLVLTARGDERSVVRGLRLGADDYLVKPVRLTELLARIEAVTRRTAAARAPRSARTVRVGDVEIALDARQVRVDGAEVELTTKEFDVLAVLARRAGTAVSREQVLDEVWGDAYHAVSRSLDVHLTQLRAKLGRPELLTTIRGFGFRLGD, encoded by the coding sequence ATGCAGATACTGCTGGCCGAGGACGACGACGGCGTCGCCGGAGCGCTCGTGGAGGTCCTGTACGACCACGGCCACATCACCCGGCGGGTCACCCGCGGCAGGGACGTGCTGACCTACCACCGCAGCTCGGACCTGCTCCTCCTCGACCTCGGCCTGCCCGACGTGGACGGCCTGGAGGTGCTGCGCAGGCTGCGGGCGGTCAGCGACCTGTCCGTGCTGGTGCTGACGGCGCGCGGCGACGAGCGCTCGGTGGTGCGGGGGCTGCGGCTCGGCGCCGACGACTACCTCGTCAAGCCGGTGCGGCTGACCGAGCTGCTGGCCCGCATCGAGGCCGTCACCCGGCGCACGGCCGCCGCCCGGGCGCCGCGCAGCGCCCGTACCGTGCGCGTCGGTGACGTGGAGATCGCGCTGGACGCCCGGCAGGTCCGCGTCGACGGGGCGGAGGTGGAGCTGACCACCAAGGAGTTCGACGTCCTCGCCGTGCTGGCGCGCCGGGCCGGAACGGCGGTCAGCCGTGAGCAGGTGCTCGACGAGGTGTGGGGCGACGCCTACCACGCCGTGTCCCGCTCCCTGGACGTGCACCTCACCCAGTTGCGGGCCAAGCTGGGCCGCCCGGAGCTGCTCACCACGATCCGGGGCTTCGGCTTCCGACTCGGCGACTGA
- a CDS encoding amidohydrolase family protein, protein MIIDCHGHYTTAPPALAAWRERQIAALAGSAAAPSPADLRISDDELRESVEPNQLRMMDERGIDVTVFSPRASFMAHHVGDFRTSAAWAALCNELCHRVAGLYPERFVPAAMLPQSPGVDPATCVPELTRCVEEYGAVAVNLNPDPSGGHWTAPPLTDRSWYPLYEKLVEYDVPAMVHVSTSVNPAFHTTGAHYLNADTTAFMQLVQGDLFADFPTLRLVLPHGGGAVPYHWGRFRGLAMALGKPPLEEHVLGNVFFDTCVYHQPGIDLLLDVVPARNVLFASEMIGAVRDVDPCTGHHFDDTRRYVEASALSAEQVAAVREHNARSVYPRLDALLKRQGR, encoded by the coding sequence ATGATCATCGACTGTCACGGTCACTACACCACGGCCCCGCCGGCCCTGGCCGCCTGGCGGGAACGGCAGATCGCCGCCCTGGCCGGCTCGGCGGCGGCACCCTCGCCCGCCGACCTGCGGATCAGCGACGACGAACTGCGCGAGAGCGTCGAGCCGAACCAGTTGCGGATGATGGACGAGCGCGGCATCGACGTCACCGTCTTCTCACCCCGGGCGTCGTTCATGGCGCACCACGTGGGTGACTTCCGCACCTCGGCCGCGTGGGCGGCGCTCTGCAACGAGCTGTGCCACCGCGTCGCCGGTCTCTACCCCGAGCGCTTCGTCCCGGCCGCGATGCTGCCGCAGTCGCCGGGCGTCGACCCGGCCACCTGCGTCCCGGAGCTGACGCGCTGCGTCGAGGAGTACGGCGCGGTCGCGGTGAACCTCAACCCCGACCCCTCGGGCGGCCACTGGACCGCTCCCCCGCTCACCGACCGCTCCTGGTACCCGCTCTACGAGAAGCTGGTCGAGTACGACGTCCCGGCGATGGTCCACGTCAGCACGAGCGTGAACCCGGCCTTCCACACCACCGGCGCGCACTACCTCAACGCCGACACCACGGCGTTCATGCAGCTGGTGCAGGGAGACCTGTTCGCGGACTTCCCCACCCTGCGGCTGGTGCTCCCGCACGGCGGCGGCGCGGTGCCGTACCACTGGGGCCGGTTCCGCGGGCTGGCCATGGCGCTGGGCAAACCGCCGCTGGAGGAGCACGTCCTCGGCAACGTCTTCTTCGACACCTGCGTGTACCACCAGCCCGGCATCGACCTGCTGCTCGACGTGGTCCCGGCCCGCAACGTGCTGTTCGCCTCCGAGATGATCGGCGCGGTGCGGGACGTCGACCCGTGCACGGGCCACCACTTCGACGACACCCGGCGCTATGTCGAGGCGTCCGCCCTGTCCGCGGAGCAGGTCGCCGCCGTGCGGGAGCACAACGCACGGTCGGTGTACCCGCGCCTGGACGCGCTGCTGAAGCGACAGGGGCGCTGA
- a CDS encoding amidohydrolase family protein, with amino-acid sequence MTTLAPKTPGWLDWHPAPSEPSFRLPPGTVDAHCHVFGPQAEFPFAPERKYTPCDAGKDRLFALRDHLGVDRQVIVQATCHGADNSAMLDAVRASGGRARGVATVRPDVSDAELRALDAAGVRGVRFNFVRRLVDASPKDALRTIARRIAPLGWHVVLYFESADLPELAGFFTSLPTPLVVDHMGRPDVTKPVDGPEFSRFLRFTDRGEVWVKVSCPERLSVSGPAALDGERAPYADVLPFSRRVVEEFGDRVLWGTDWPHPNLTDHMPDDGLLVDHVRRIAVTEEQQRRLLVDNPARLYWPGDR; translated from the coding sequence ATGACCACCCTCGCGCCCAAGACCCCCGGCTGGCTGGACTGGCACCCGGCCCCGTCCGAGCCCTCCTTCCGGCTGCCGCCCGGCACGGTCGACGCCCACTGCCACGTGTTCGGTCCGCAGGCGGAGTTCCCGTTCGCCCCGGAGCGCAAGTACACGCCCTGCGACGCGGGCAAGGACCGGCTCTTCGCCCTCCGGGACCATCTCGGCGTGGACCGCCAGGTGATCGTGCAGGCCACCTGCCACGGTGCCGACAACAGCGCCATGCTCGACGCGGTGCGGGCGAGCGGCGGGCGGGCGCGCGGCGTGGCGACCGTCCGGCCGGACGTCAGTGATGCCGAGCTGCGGGCGCTGGACGCGGCGGGTGTGCGCGGGGTGCGGTTCAACTTCGTGCGCCGGCTGGTCGACGCGTCGCCCAAGGACGCCCTGCGCACGATCGCACGGCGGATCGCCCCGCTCGGCTGGCACGTCGTCCTCTACTTCGAGAGCGCCGACCTGCCCGAACTGGCGGGCTTCTTCACCTCCTTGCCCACGCCGCTGGTCGTGGACCACATGGGGCGCCCGGACGTGACGAAGCCGGTGGACGGCCCCGAGTTCTCGCGTTTCCTGCGCTTCACCGACCGGGGCGAGGTGTGGGTCAAGGTGTCCTGTCCCGAGCGGCTGAGCGTGAGCGGACCCGCCGCGCTGGACGGGGAGCGCGCGCCCTACGCCGACGTCCTGCCCTTCTCCCGCCGCGTCGTCGAGGAGTTCGGCGACCGCGTGCTGTGGGGCACGGACTGGCCGCATCCCAACCTCACCGACCACATGCCCGACGACGGCCTCCTCGTCGACCACGTACGGCGGATCGCCGTCACCGAGGAGCAGCAACGCCGGCTGCTGGTCGACAACCCGGCCCGCCTGTACTGGCCCGGCGACCGGTGA
- a CDS encoding MFS transporter: MQHANALNRLDRLPVSRFHKVTLLAVSFAYFFEFADINTFATTAPKLVDLWGLSVDQVAYVTSLSFVGMFLGSVVAGTVADRLGRKRTLLLTTLFFGVFSFASAFSWDLVSLTVFRVLTSAGLAAMTVVAVIYVNEMYPSAVRGKYQAYAIVIGICGTPVTNLVASGVVPLADWTWRLVYLWGSLGILLVLFTRHLKESPRWHESRGDHASADAVLREIEGSVAAEHGPLPEPAPPIREESVAKAPLRLLLQRKYLLPTLLLTVMWVTQTIGFFGFSSWAPTLLAKEGFSVEKSVFYVALTTVGAPLGSYLAALVTDRFERKWCLAAFGTLIAVCGLLYGLTFDPVLIIVFGFLVNLFERGYTALGYAYSPELFDTRGRSLGTSVSYGLGRLSNAAGPLIVAALYNAHGYRSVFYFIAGTWLVGAIALSVFGPRTRAARNAAAPRKEQDPVAG; encoded by the coding sequence ATGCAGCACGCCAACGCACTGAACCGGCTGGACCGGCTGCCGGTCTCCCGGTTCCACAAAGTCACCCTGCTCGCCGTGTCGTTCGCCTACTTCTTCGAGTTCGCGGACATCAACACCTTCGCCACCACCGCCCCCAAACTGGTCGACCTGTGGGGCCTCTCGGTCGACCAGGTCGCCTACGTCACCTCGCTGTCGTTCGTCGGCATGTTCCTCGGCTCGGTCGTCGCCGGTACCGTGGCCGACCGCCTGGGCCGCAAGCGGACGCTGCTGCTGACGACGCTGTTCTTCGGCGTCTTCTCGTTCGCGTCGGCGTTCTCCTGGGACCTGGTGTCGCTGACCGTCTTCCGGGTGCTGACCTCGGCCGGTCTGGCGGCGATGACCGTGGTCGCGGTCATCTACGTCAACGAGATGTACCCCTCGGCCGTGCGCGGCAAGTACCAGGCGTACGCCATCGTCATCGGCATCTGCGGCACCCCGGTCACCAACCTCGTCGCGAGCGGGGTCGTGCCGCTCGCCGACTGGACCTGGCGCCTGGTCTACCTGTGGGGCTCGCTCGGCATCCTGCTCGTCCTGTTCACCCGGCACCTCAAGGAGTCCCCGCGGTGGCACGAGAGCCGTGGGGACCACGCGAGCGCGGACGCCGTGCTGCGTGAGATCGAGGGATCGGTCGCCGCCGAGCACGGACCGCTGCCCGAGCCGGCGCCCCCGATCCGGGAGGAGTCGGTGGCCAAGGCCCCGCTGAGGCTGCTGCTCCAGCGCAAGTACCTGCTGCCGACGCTGCTGCTCACCGTCATGTGGGTCACCCAGACCATCGGCTTCTTCGGCTTCTCGAGCTGGGCACCGACCCTGCTGGCCAAGGAGGGCTTCAGCGTCGAGAAGTCGGTCTTCTACGTGGCGCTGACCACCGTCGGCGCGCCGCTCGGCTCGTATCTGGCCGCCCTCGTGACCGACCGGTTCGAACGCAAGTGGTGCCTGGCCGCCTTCGGCACGCTGATCGCCGTGTGCGGGCTCCTGTACGGCCTCACGTTCGACCCGGTGCTCATCATCGTGTTCGGCTTCCTGGTCAACCTCTTCGAGCGCGGTTACACGGCACTCGGCTACGCCTACTCGCCCGAGCTGTTCGACACGCGGGGACGCTCCCTGGGCACCAGCGTGTCGTACGGGCTCGGCCGGCTGTCCAACGCCGCGGGGCCGCTGATCGTCGCGGCCCTCTACAACGCGCACGGCTACCGGAGCGTCTTCTACTTCATCGCCGGCACCTGGCTGGTCGGTGCGATCGCGCTGAGTGTCTTCGGACCGCGCACCCGCGCGGCCCGGAACGCCGCCGCACCCCGCAAGGAGCAGGACCCCGTGGCGGGCTGA
- a CDS encoding DUF2975 domain-containing protein gives MHRLFIAALRAAAAAGVLLGLFGQIVVIPTTASDEADRFPPYEPFAVPYATVAILGVACVQVALAAVWMLLGMVERDAVFSRRAFRWVDTVIGATVVATLLAFGVAVHLAVAEIPTPDDGMQTLGALGAAVACVGAGAAFAMLVVVMRGLLGKATALRGELARVV, from the coding sequence ATGCACCGTCTCTTCATCGCCGCGCTCCGCGCCGCTGCCGCCGCCGGGGTCCTGCTCGGCCTCTTCGGGCAGATCGTCGTCATCCCCACCACGGCGTCCGACGAGGCCGACCGCTTCCCGCCCTACGAACCCTTCGCCGTGCCCTACGCGACGGTGGCGATCCTCGGCGTCGCCTGCGTCCAGGTCGCGCTCGCCGCCGTGTGGATGCTGCTCGGCATGGTCGAGCGCGACGCCGTCTTCTCCCGGCGGGCGTTCCGCTGGGTCGACACCGTCATCGGGGCCACGGTCGTGGCCACACTGCTGGCGTTCGGCGTCGCCGTGCACCTGGCCGTCGCGGAGATCCCCACCCCCGACGACGGCATGCAGACGCTGGGCGCACTCGGCGCCGCGGTCGCCTGCGTCGGTGCCGGCGCCGCCTTCGCCATGCTCGTCGTCGTCATGCGCGGCCTCCTGGGCAAGGCGACCGCGCTGCGCGGCGAGCTCGCTCGGGTGGTCTGA